The following coding sequences lie in one Micromonospora sp. R77 genomic window:
- a CDS encoding fused MFS/spermidine synthase, producing MSSSSSDLVVGSAPAVPAPAAGLPNGLAAFLVFLSSGAVLVLETVSLRLVGPYVGVTLQVTSSVIGMALAAIAYGAWMGGFLADRRDPRTLLAPALVLAGIATAVTLPVVRWTGEVLRGGAAGAVLMLTALAVLVPAALLAGITPLVVKLQLADLRRTGQVVGRLSGIGTLGGITATLVTGFVLVAALSSTVIVLGLAALLGLTGLGLGAYLRRRAGTGLPGPARAKAALAVLGLAGAGLATVAPNPCDVETAYHCARVVADPQRAGGRVLYLNSAQHSYVDLTDPTHLEYAYTRWIGLVADLAAPDGQRLDALHLGGGGFTVPRYLAATRPGTDNLVFEIDGGLVDLDRRKLGVRTGPDLRARVGDARVLLGGEPTDSRDLVVGDAFGHLVVPWHLATREMAGEIRRVLRPGGVYVQNVIDTPPGRFVRSELATVAAEFHHVALIAPPWAIAGEAGANFLLVASDAPLPLSRIIVRLRGLPEPAVLLHGDELTSYVGDALVLTDDYAPVDQLLATA from the coding sequence GTGAGCAGCTCATCGTCCGACCTCGTGGTGGGGTCCGCGCCGGCCGTACCGGCCCCGGCGGCCGGCCTGCCGAACGGGCTCGCCGCGTTCCTCGTCTTCCTCTCCAGCGGGGCCGTGCTGGTGCTGGAGACCGTGTCGCTCCGGCTCGTCGGCCCGTACGTCGGGGTGACCCTCCAGGTCACCAGCTCGGTGATCGGGATGGCGCTCGCCGCCATCGCGTACGGGGCGTGGATGGGCGGGTTCCTGGCCGACCGGCGGGACCCGCGCACCCTGCTGGCGCCGGCCCTGGTGCTGGCCGGCATCGCCACCGCGGTCACCCTCCCCGTCGTCCGCTGGACCGGCGAGGTGCTGCGCGGTGGTGCGGCCGGGGCCGTGCTGATGCTGACCGCGCTGGCCGTGCTGGTGCCGGCGGCGCTGCTGGCCGGGATCACCCCGCTGGTGGTGAAGCTGCAGCTCGCCGACCTGCGCCGGACCGGGCAGGTGGTCGGGCGGCTCTCCGGCATCGGCACGCTGGGCGGGATCACCGCCACCCTGGTCACCGGCTTCGTGCTGGTGGCGGCGCTGTCCAGCACGGTGATCGTGCTGGGGCTGGCGGCGCTGCTCGGGCTCACCGGGCTGGGGCTCGGGGCGTACCTGCGGCGGCGGGCGGGGACGGGACTGCCCGGTCCGGCGCGGGCGAAGGCGGCCCTGGCGGTGCTCGGCCTGGCCGGCGCGGGGCTCGCCACGGTCGCCCCGAACCCGTGCGACGTGGAGACCGCGTACCACTGCGCGCGGGTGGTGGCCGATCCACAGCGGGCCGGCGGGCGGGTGCTCTACCTGAACTCGGCCCAGCACTCGTACGTCGACCTGACCGATCCGACGCACCTGGAGTACGCGTACACCCGGTGGATCGGCCTGGTCGCGGACCTGGCCGCGCCGGACGGGCAGCGGCTGGACGCCCTGCACCTGGGCGGCGGCGGCTTCACCGTGCCCCGTTACCTGGCCGCCACCCGGCCGGGCACCGACAACCTGGTCTTCGAGATCGACGGCGGCCTGGTCGACCTGGACCGGCGGAAGCTGGGCGTGCGGACCGGCCCCGACCTGCGCGCCCGGGTGGGGGACGCCCGGGTGCTGCTCGGCGGTGAACCGACCGACAGCCGGGACCTGGTCGTCGGGGACGCCTTCGGGCACCTGGTGGTGCCCTGGCACCTGGCGACCCGGGAGATGGCCGGCGAGATCCGCCGGGTGCTCCGGCCGGGCGGGGTCTATGTGCAGAACGTCATCGACACCCCGCCGGGCCGCTTCGTCCGCAGCGAACTGGCCACCGTGGCCGCCGAGTTCCACCACGTCGCGCTGATCGCGCCGCCGTGGGCGATCGCCGGTGAGGCCGGCGCGAACTTCCTGCTCGTCGCCTCGGACGCGCCACTGCCGCTGTCGCGGATCATCGTCCGGCTGCGCGGCCTGCCGGAGCCGGCGGTGCTGCTGCACGGCGACGAGCTGACCTCGTACGTCGGGGACGCGCTGGTGCTCACCGACGACTACGCCCCGGTGGACCAACTCCTCGCGACCGCCTGA
- a CDS encoding coiled-coil domain-containing protein, translated as MPRLIRRPLLALLAATALLLGAGLAPAGPAVAAPPGAPDEGGSKQLREALDAAARGHIEAQAKLDNSKRRQVALTAQLKQIEVRLVGLTAQAGEVAVQSYRLGRLTPVSMLLDSADPEAFLNRAAELEVMAQRDSGRLRDLTAARAEAARAKTAIDGEVREQQKQVAALKKKKRDAEIALAKVSSGSSAGFSGGSSSAKPAPRNSDGSWPSESCSVDDPTPADGCITPRTLHMLQQAKAAGYKRYASCHRSGGDGEHPKGRACDFAAATDGFEDVTATGGDKAYGDSLARWAKNNASRLGIMYVIWYRQIWMPNTGWRAYSGGGSPAADHTNHVHISMY; from the coding sequence GTGCCCAGACTCATCCGCCGCCCGTTGCTCGCTCTGCTGGCCGCCACGGCGCTGCTGCTCGGTGCCGGCCTCGCCCCGGCCGGTCCGGCGGTCGCCGCGCCGCCGGGCGCGCCCGACGAGGGTGGCAGCAAGCAGCTGCGGGAGGCCCTCGACGCGGCCGCCCGGGGCCACATCGAGGCGCAGGCCAAGCTGGACAACTCCAAGCGCCGCCAGGTGGCGCTGACCGCTCAGCTCAAGCAGATCGAGGTACGGCTGGTCGGGCTGACCGCGCAGGCCGGCGAGGTGGCCGTGCAGTCGTACCGGCTGGGCCGGCTGACGCCGGTGTCGATGCTGCTGGACAGCGCCGACCCGGAGGCGTTCCTGAACCGGGCCGCCGAGCTGGAGGTGATGGCCCAGCGGGACAGCGGCCGGCTGCGGGACCTCACCGCAGCCAGGGCGGAGGCGGCCCGGGCCAAGACGGCCATCGACGGCGAGGTGCGGGAGCAGCAGAAGCAGGTCGCCGCGCTGAAGAAGAAGAAGCGGGACGCGGAGATCGCGCTGGCCAAGGTCAGCTCGGGCAGCAGCGCCGGGTTCAGCGGCGGCTCGTCCTCCGCCAAGCCGGCCCCGCGCAACTCCGACGGCTCGTGGCCGTCCGAGTCCTGCTCGGTGGACGACCCGACGCCGGCCGACGGCTGCATCACCCCGCGCACCCTGCACATGCTCCAGCAGGCCAAGGCGGCTGGCTACAAGCGCTACGCGTCCTGTCACCGCAGCGGTGGCGACGGCGAGCACCCGAAGGGGCGGGCCTGCGACTTCGCCGCGGCGACCGACGGCTTCGAGGACGTCACGGCCACCGGCGGCGACAAGGCGTACGGCGACAGCCTGGCGCGGTGGGCCAAGAACAACGCGAGCCGGCTGGGCATCATGTACGTCATCTGGTACCGGCAGATCTGGATGCCGAACACCGGTTGGCGGGCGTACAGCGGGGGTGGCAGTCCCGCCGCCGATCACACGAACCATGTTCATATTTCGATGTACTGA
- a CDS encoding inositol monophosphatase family protein — MADTLLDDVGALLREVAAQVVVPLFRRLDEGDISEKAPGEVVTVADRRAEELISAGLRRLRPGSLVVGEEGVADDPGLLRHLRDGGDVWLVDPVDGTANFAAGRRPFALMIALLTDGLPVASWVLDPLAGDLAVCRVGAGTHLDGTTVRVDDALPAIGALRGTAMTRFLPPDARRAAEAGGARIGELLPGQHCAGREYLDLLTGAQQFVLFWRTLPWDHAPGTLLVREAGGVARRFDGTDYHPADDAPGLLVAASDEIWTEVRSALLDR, encoded by the coding sequence GTGGCTGACACCCTGCTGGACGATGTCGGCGCGCTGCTGCGGGAGGTCGCGGCCCAGGTCGTGGTGCCGCTGTTCCGGCGGCTCGACGAGGGCGACATCTCCGAGAAGGCCCCCGGTGAGGTGGTCACCGTCGCCGACCGCCGGGCCGAGGAGCTGATCTCGGCCGGGCTGCGCCGGCTGCGCCCCGGCTCCCTGGTGGTCGGCGAGGAGGGGGTCGCCGACGATCCCGGTCTGCTGCGGCACCTGCGCGACGGCGGCGACGTCTGGCTGGTCGACCCGGTCGACGGGACGGCCAACTTCGCCGCCGGCCGCCGCCCGTTCGCGCTGATGATCGCGCTGCTGACCGACGGGCTGCCGGTGGCCTCCTGGGTCCTCGACCCGCTCGCCGGCGACCTGGCGGTCTGCCGGGTCGGCGCGGGCACGCACCTCGACGGCACGACGGTACGGGTCGACGACGCCCTGCCCGCGATCGGCGCGTTGCGCGGCACCGCGATGACCCGGTTCCTGCCGCCGGACGCCCGGCGGGCCGCCGAGGCGGGCGGCGCGCGGATCGGGGAGCTGCTGCCCGGTCAGCACTGCGCCGGCCGGGAATACCTGGACCTCCTCACCGGTGCGCAGCAGTTCGTGCTCTTCTGGCGCACGCTGCCCTGGGACCATGCCCCGGGCACGTTGCTGGTCCGGGAGGCCGGCGGGGTGGCCCGGCGCTTCGACGGCACCGACTACCACCCGGCCGACGACGCGCCGGGACTGCTGGTGGCGGCGAGCGACGAGATCTGGACCGAGGTCCGGTCGGCTCTCCTCGACCGCTGA
- a CDS encoding response regulator, giving the protein MTAPADGKSPIEVLLVEDDPGDVLMTQEAFEEHKLRNRLTVVSDGAEALAYLRREGEYADAVTPDLILLDLNLPRRDGREVLEEIKNDEELRRIPVVVLTTSQADEDILRSYQLHANAYVTKPVDFERFISVVRQIDEFFVSVVKLPPRG; this is encoded by the coding sequence ATGACCGCGCCGGCAGACGGCAAGAGCCCGATCGAGGTCCTGCTCGTCGAGGACGACCCGGGCGACGTGCTGATGACCCAGGAGGCGTTCGAGGAGCACAAGCTCCGCAACCGGCTGACCGTGGTCTCCGACGGCGCCGAGGCCCTGGCCTACCTGCGCCGGGAGGGCGAGTACGCGGACGCCGTCACGCCCGACCTGATCCTGCTCGACCTCAACCTGCCCCGCCGGGACGGCCGGGAGGTGCTGGAGGAGATCAAGAACGACGAGGAGCTGCGCCGCATCCCCGTCGTGGTGCTCACCACGTCGCAGGCCGACGAGGACATCCTGCGCAGCTACCAGTTGCACGCCAACGCCTACGTGACCAAGCCGGTGGACTTCGAGCGTTTCATCTCGGTGGTCCGCCAGATCGACGAGTTCTTCGTCAGCGTGGTCAAGCTCCCGCCGCGTGGCTGA
- a CDS encoding ATP-binding protein gives MKAYQQGWTLRRRVVALLSVVLVLLLGLAAAEAVVAAKNRQNIDAVLLKTGPLRVKAQELLSALLDQETSVRGYAVNADRKDLAPYEAGLARERDTVATMEQLAADYPGVLRELQVVEQQAARWRADVAEPVIATTARSGPAAGQALITDQTRRQFDGVRASVAQLQSEILVVRQQTADKVNQTGNVLVVLLIVAALVVAIAGVVMVLSLDRMLIRPLAGLVGQVREVAAGDYQHHIEGSGPPEFRVLAEDIDGMRQKIARELAEVREARERIEWVNSQLQKQAEELTRSNRDLEQFAYVASHDLQEPLRKVASFCQLLQRRYAGQLDERADQYIAFAVDGAQRMQRLINDLLAFSRIGRLTTGFTEVDLNKVMGDVAGQTEAARQYSDAELTWGELPTIRGEEPLLTNLLANLVSNSIKFRRPDVPPKVHVSARLVDDEWEISCQDNGIGIEPEFADKIFVIFQRLHAKDAYPGTGIGLAIVKKIVEYHGGRVWVDTGTEEGTAIRFTLPALPEDVEAARAAEAARTDDATATDAEPAGTDDPADSSTRGDTPEAAAEGGTTGGMKETVG, from the coding sequence GTGAAGGCGTACCAGCAGGGGTGGACCCTGCGCCGCCGGGTGGTCGCGCTGCTCAGCGTGGTCCTGGTGCTGCTGCTCGGGCTGGCCGCCGCCGAGGCGGTGGTCGCGGCCAAGAACCGGCAGAACATCGACGCAGTGCTGCTCAAGACCGGCCCGTTGCGGGTAAAGGCGCAGGAGCTGTTGAGCGCGCTGCTCGACCAGGAGACCTCCGTGCGCGGGTACGCGGTGAACGCGGACCGCAAGGACCTGGCGCCGTACGAGGCCGGCCTGGCCCGGGAGCGGGACACCGTCGCCACGATGGAGCAGTTGGCCGCCGACTATCCGGGCGTGCTGCGCGAGCTGCAGGTCGTCGAGCAGCAGGCGGCGCGGTGGCGGGCGGACGTGGCCGAGCCGGTGATCGCGACGACCGCGCGCAGCGGCCCGGCCGCCGGGCAGGCGCTCATCACCGACCAGACGCGGCGGCAGTTCGACGGGGTCCGGGCCTCGGTCGCCCAACTCCAGTCCGAGATCCTGGTGGTCCGGCAGCAGACCGCCGACAAAGTCAACCAGACCGGGAACGTGCTGGTCGTCCTGCTGATCGTGGCCGCCCTGGTGGTGGCGATCGCGGGCGTGGTCATGGTGCTCTCCCTGGACCGGATGCTGATCCGGCCGCTGGCCGGGCTGGTGGGGCAGGTGCGGGAGGTCGCCGCGGGCGACTACCAGCACCACATCGAAGGGTCCGGCCCACCCGAGTTCCGGGTGCTCGCCGAGGACATCGACGGCATGCGGCAGAAGATCGCCCGCGAGCTGGCCGAGGTACGCGAGGCCCGGGAGCGCATCGAGTGGGTCAACAGCCAGCTGCAGAAGCAGGCCGAGGAGCTCACCCGCTCCAACCGTGACCTGGAGCAGTTCGCGTACGTCGCCTCGCACGACCTCCAGGAGCCGCTGCGCAAGGTGGCGAGCTTCTGCCAGCTGCTCCAGCGGCGCTACGCCGGCCAGCTCGACGAGCGGGCCGACCAGTACATCGCCTTCGCGGTCGACGGCGCGCAGCGGATGCAGCGCCTGATCAACGACCTGCTCGCGTTCTCCCGGATCGGCCGGCTCACCACCGGCTTCACCGAGGTCGACCTGAACAAGGTGATGGGCGACGTGGCGGGCCAGACCGAGGCCGCCCGGCAGTACTCGGACGCCGAGCTGACCTGGGGTGAGCTGCCCACCATCCGGGGCGAGGAACCGCTGCTGACCAACCTGCTCGCCAACCTGGTCAGCAACTCGATCAAGTTCCGCCGGCCGGACGTGCCGCCGAAGGTGCACGTCTCCGCCCGGCTGGTCGACGACGAGTGGGAGATCAGCTGCCAGGACAACGGCATCGGGATCGAGCCGGAGTTCGCCGACAAGATCTTCGTCATCTTCCAGCGGCTGCACGCCAAGGACGCGTACCCGGGCACCGGCATCGGCCTGGCGATCGTCAAGAAGATCGTGGAATATCACGGCGGCCGGGTCTGGGTGGACACCGGCACCGAGGAGGGCACCGCGATCCGGTTCACCCTCCCGGCGCTGCCGGAGGACGTCGAGGCCGCCCGGGCCGCCGAGGCGGCACGTACGGATGACGCGACCGCGACCGACGCGGAGCCGGCCGGTACCGACGACCCGGCGGACTCCTCGACGCGCGGCGACACGCCCGAGGCAGCGGCCGAGGGCGGTACAACGGGTGGCATGAAGGAGACCGTGGGATGA
- a CDS encoding PP2C family protein-serine/threonine phosphatase: MTRPHRGTGLTGSSLVSYPHGGLARHANLPPGERLRVLLVEDDEGDAFLVGELLAETNSMIDLLVATSLSEARQRVMGVDCVLLDLGLPDAQGLDGLRQVLEMSSGAAVCVLTGRSDEHLGIVAVAEGAQDYLVKGQVDGVLLTRALRYAVERKRADENARRLREVELRQAESARLERGLLPQPLMTTDQVAVHTFYRPGRHAALIGGDFYDVVQTRPDRIDLIVGDVCGHGVDEAALGVELRVAWRALILAGVPDDEVLPALEQVLMSERRLQEIFATVATVRLDLAADRATVRLAGHPPPVLLSGGRVAPVPAKGGLLLGVRPRRPVAFDLEFETDDWSLLMYTDGLIEGRVGDGEDRLDVAGLTELLADPANRAVPLAELPAWLVGRAEQINGGPLADDVAMLLVTRGTGR; encoded by the coding sequence GTGACCCGGCCGCACCGGGGGACCGGTCTGACCGGTTCCTCCCTGGTGTCGTACCCGCACGGGGGGCTCGCCCGGCACGCCAACCTGCCACCCGGCGAGCGGCTGCGGGTCCTACTGGTCGAGGACGACGAGGGTGACGCCTTCCTGGTCGGCGAGCTGCTGGCCGAGACCAACTCGATGATCGACCTGCTGGTCGCCACCAGCCTGAGCGAGGCCCGCCAGCGGGTGATGGGCGTGGACTGCGTCCTGCTCGACCTCGGCCTGCCCGACGCACAGGGGCTGGACGGGCTGCGCCAGGTGCTGGAGATGTCCAGCGGCGCCGCGGTCTGCGTGTTGACCGGCCGCTCCGACGAGCACCTGGGCATCGTCGCGGTCGCCGAGGGCGCCCAGGACTACCTGGTCAAGGGGCAGGTCGACGGGGTCCTGCTGACCCGGGCACTGCGCTACGCGGTGGAACGGAAGCGGGCCGACGAGAACGCCCGCCGGCTCCGCGAGGTCGAGCTGCGCCAGGCCGAGTCCGCCCGGCTGGAGCGTGGCCTGCTGCCCCAGCCGCTGATGACCACCGACCAGGTCGCGGTGCACACCTTCTACCGCCCCGGTCGGCACGCCGCCCTGATCGGCGGGGACTTCTATGACGTGGTGCAGACCCGGCCGGACCGGATCGACCTGATCGTCGGGGACGTCTGCGGGCACGGGGTGGACGAGGCCGCGCTCGGCGTCGAACTGCGGGTCGCCTGGCGGGCCCTGATCCTGGCCGGCGTACCCGACGACGAGGTGCTGCCCGCGCTGGAGCAGGTGCTGATGAGCGAACGCCGGCTCCAGGAGATCTTCGCCACGGTGGCCACCGTCCGCCTCGACCTGGCCGCCGACCGGGCCACCGTACGACTCGCCGGGCACCCGCCGCCGGTGCTGCTGAGTGGGGGTAGGGTCGCGCCGGTGCCGGCCAAGGGCGGCCTGCTGCTGGGCGTACGACCGCGCCGCCCCGTTGCCTTCGACCTGGAGTTCGAGACCGATGACTGGTCCCTGCTGATGTACACCGACGGCCTGATCGAGGGTCGGGTGGGTGACGGCGAGGACCGGCTCGACGTGGCGGGGCTGACCGAACTGCTCGCCGACCCGGCGAACCGGGCGGTGCCCCTGGCCGAGCTGCCGGCCTGGCTGGTCGGACGCGCCGAGCAGATCAACGGCGGCCCGCTCGCCGACGACGTCGCCATGCTGCTGGTCACCCGGGGGACCGGCCGGTGA
- a CDS encoding M28 family peptidase: MGVTPTRPADRALARPGRRLPAALAALAALLAVGAGTLLDLRPPAPRPADAPAGDFSAARAYEQVRVIAARPHVAGSPANDQVREHLVGVLRGLGLETEVQDTVAPEAGQLSGAAGGATVARVRNVVARVPGTAPTGRVFLVAHYDSVQSGPGGNDDAAGTSTILEVARALTAGPRPRNDIVLVLTDAEEACLCGAAAFAQSHPLAADGGVVLNLEARGSTGPVIMFETSRDNAKLVDVFGRAAPHPVGTSFAVEIYRALPNDTDFTAFLDKDFVGLNSAYIDGGAVYHTPLDTPAAMDRRSLQMHGDNALGLAREFGRTDLKALRSDHDATYFPVPGGLVRYPGWLTLPLALLAVAAVGVLGWLLRRRDRATAGRLAAGVGLALVPVVAAPLGAWLLWTAITTARPGYAELLDPYRPTWYRLAVVALAATILFTWYALTRRRFGPAALAFGGLVWLALFGVLLAVLVPGGAYLTTLPALAGALAGLAALTTRLDGPWPVLAVTLAGAVAVLILLPTVVLLFPALGMAMGGVAALFAVLLGLAALPVVDLLHPQAGGQRGLGALRARRLGALPAVAAGLAAVVLAGVGLVVDRFDAAHPVPTHLMYALDAGTGKARWLSREDEPQPWTAGFVDDRASVSDDFPGLGDPELRAGPAQAANLPAPAVTMLSDTRVGDQRVLRLRLVPQRPVRLATLHLDTSTATVRSAVVAGREVPVKAREGRWGFGVVFHAPPPEGIEVTLTLTPKADQVVLRAMDASDGLTTVPGFRPRPADVGVVGSHTSEMLAVAKTYTF; encoded by the coding sequence GTGGGCGTTACCCCCACCCGCCCCGCCGACCGGGCGCTGGCCCGGCCCGGCAGGCGGCTGCCCGCCGCGCTGGCCGCGCTGGCCGCGCTGCTCGCCGTCGGCGCCGGCACCCTGCTCGACCTGCGTCCGCCGGCACCCCGGCCGGCCGATGCGCCGGCCGGTGACTTCAGCGCCGCCCGGGCGTACGAGCAGGTGCGGGTGATCGCGGCCCGACCGCACGTCGCCGGCAGCCCGGCCAACGACCAGGTCCGGGAGCACCTGGTCGGCGTGCTGCGCGGGCTGGGCCTGGAGACCGAGGTGCAGGACACGGTGGCGCCGGAGGCCGGCCAGCTCAGCGGCGCGGCCGGCGGGGCCACGGTGGCGCGGGTCCGGAACGTGGTGGCCCGGGTGCCGGGGACCGCGCCGACCGGCCGGGTCTTCCTGGTCGCCCACTACGACTCGGTGCAGTCGGGGCCGGGCGGCAACGACGACGCCGCCGGCACCTCGACGATCCTGGAGGTGGCGCGGGCGCTGACCGCCGGGCCCCGCCCCCGCAACGACATCGTCCTGGTGCTCACCGACGCCGAGGAGGCCTGCCTCTGCGGGGCCGCCGCGTTCGCGCAGAGCCATCCGCTCGCCGCCGACGGTGGGGTGGTGCTCAACCTGGAGGCGCGCGGCTCCACCGGTCCGGTGATCATGTTCGAGACGTCCCGGGACAACGCGAAGCTGGTCGACGTCTTCGGCCGGGCCGCCCCGCACCCGGTGGGCACCTCGTTCGCGGTGGAGATCTACCGGGCGCTGCCGAACGACACCGACTTCACCGCCTTCCTGGACAAGGACTTCGTCGGGCTGAACTCGGCCTACATCGACGGCGGCGCGGTCTACCACACGCCGCTGGACACCCCGGCGGCGATGGACCGGCGCAGCCTCCAGATGCACGGCGACAACGCGCTGGGGCTGGCCCGCGAGTTCGGGCGTACCGATCTGAAGGCGCTGCGGTCGGACCACGACGCCACCTACTTCCCGGTGCCCGGCGGGCTGGTCCGCTATCCGGGCTGGCTGACCCTGCCGCTGGCGCTGCTCGCGGTGGCCGCGGTCGGCGTGCTCGGCTGGCTGCTGCGGCGACGCGACCGGGCCACCGCCGGCCGGCTGGCCGCCGGCGTCGGGCTGGCCCTGGTGCCCGTGGTGGCCGCCCCGCTGGGCGCCTGGCTGCTCTGGACGGCGATCACCACGGCCCGGCCCGGCTACGCCGAACTGCTCGACCCCTACCGGCCCACCTGGTACCGGCTCGCCGTGGTGGCGCTCGCCGCCACCATCCTGTTCACCTGGTACGCGCTGACCCGCCGCCGATTCGGGCCGGCCGCCCTCGCGTTCGGCGGGCTGGTCTGGCTGGCCCTGTTCGGGGTGCTGCTCGCGGTGCTGGTGCCCGGTGGGGCGTACCTGACGACCCTGCCGGCCCTGGCCGGCGCGCTGGCCGGACTCGCGGCCCTGACCACCCGGCTCGACGGCCCCTGGCCGGTGCTGGCGGTGACCCTGGCCGGCGCGGTGGCCGTGCTGATCCTGCTGCCCACCGTGGTGCTGCTCTTCCCCGCGCTCGGCATGGCGATGGGCGGCGTCGCGGCGCTCTTCGCGGTGCTGCTCGGGCTGGCCGCGCTGCCGGTGGTGGACCTGCTGCACCCGCAGGCCGGCGGCCAGCGCGGCCTGGGCGCGCTGCGGGCCCGCCGGCTGGGCGCGCTGCCGGCCGTCGCCGCCGGGCTCGCGGCCGTGGTGCTCGCCGGGGTCGGCCTGGTCGTGGACCGCTTCGACGCCGCCCACCCGGTGCCCACCCACCTGATGTACGCCCTGGACGCCGGCACTGGGAAGGCCCGGTGGCTCAGCCGGGAGGACGAGCCGCAGCCCTGGACCGCCGGGTTCGTCGACGACCGGGCGTCGGTGTCGGACGACTTCCCCGGCCTGGGCGACCCCGAACTGCGCGCCGGGCCGGCGCAGGCGGCGAACCTGCCCGCGCCGGCGGTGACAATGCTCTCCGACACCCGCGTGGGCGACCAGCGGGTGCTGCGGCTGCGGCTGGTCCCGCAGCGGCCGGTGCGCCTCGCCACCCTGCACCTCGACACCTCCACCGCCACCGTGCGGTCGGCAGTGGTGGCGGGCCGCGAGGTGCCGGTGAAGGCCCGCGAGGGTCGGTGGGGCTTCGGGGTCGTCTTCCACGCCCCGCCGCCGGAGGGCATCGAGGTCACGCTGACCCTGACCCCGAAGGCGGACCAGGTGGTGCTGCGCGCCATGGACGCCAGCGACGGCCTGACCACCGTCCCCGGTTTTCGTCCCCGCCCCGCCGACGTCGGCGTGGTCGGCTCCCACACCTCGGAGATGCTGGCGGTCGCGAAGACCTACACCTTCTGA
- a CDS encoding S9 family peptidase produces MSTERELVFTSGPFRLAGTLTVPDGGGPHPGVLLLPGSGPLDRDGNHRRLPLGISRDLATALATAGIAALRYDRRGVGASSGRFLRTGFHDNVDDAAAALAALTAAGEVDPERLFLVGHSEGALTATALAARGGPVAGLVLLAGTGRPGTEALRWQAARLLPSLPAPVRLLLRLTRTDLVAKVARNHEKILATTGDVARVGGRRVNARWFREFLSYDPRPDLARIHAPVLALTGDKDLQVDPADLAVIAANAGGPVETLRLPDVTHVLRRQPGTPSLRAYRTEVRQPVDPSVTDSVMHWLTARSR; encoded by the coding sequence ATGAGCACCGAGCGGGAGCTGGTCTTCACCTCCGGCCCGTTCCGGCTGGCCGGGACGCTGACCGTGCCGGACGGCGGCGGCCCTCATCCGGGCGTACTGCTGCTGCCCGGCTCGGGCCCGCTCGACCGCGACGGCAACCACCGCCGGCTCCCGCTGGGCATCTCGCGGGACCTGGCCACCGCCCTGGCGACGGCCGGGATCGCCGCCCTCCGGTACGACCGGCGCGGGGTCGGCGCCAGCTCGGGCCGGTTCCTGCGTACCGGCTTCCACGACAACGTCGACGACGCGGCGGCGGCCCTCGCGGCGCTCACCGCCGCCGGAGAGGTCGACCCGGAGCGGCTCTTCCTGGTGGGGCACAGCGAGGGCGCCCTCACCGCCACCGCCCTCGCCGCCCGGGGTGGCCCGGTCGCCGGGCTGGTCCTGCTCGCGGGCACCGGCCGGCCCGGTACCGAGGCGCTGCGCTGGCAGGCGGCCCGCCTGCTGCCCAGCCTCCCGGCCCCGGTCCGGCTGTTGCTGCGGCTGACCCGCACCGATCTGGTGGCCAAGGTGGCGCGCAACCACGAGAAGATCCTCGCCACCACCGGCGACGTCGCCCGGGTGGGCGGCCGGCGGGTGAACGCCCGGTGGTTCCGCGAGTTCCTGTCCTACGATCCCCGGCCGGACCTGGCCCGGATCCACGCTCCCGTGCTGGCGTTGACCGGTGACAAGGACCTCCAGGTCGACCCGGCGGACCTCGCGGTGATCGCCGCGAACGCCGGCGGACCGGTCGAGACGCTCCGACTGCCGGACGTCACCCATGTGCTGCGCCGTCAGCCCGGAACACCGTCGCTGCGCGCCTACCGGACGGAGGTCCGCCAACCGGTCGACCCCTCGGTCACCGACTCCGTCATGCACTGGCTCACCGCACGCTCCCGCTGA
- a CDS encoding helix-turn-helix domain-containing protein, with the protein MSTDTAELLLHPVRLRIVQAFLGGRTLTTSELRAELPDVPTATLYRQVATLAGHDVLRLAGERRVRGAVERTYRLDEAAASVDPAAVARMTPEQHRRAFLTFVAGLLADFDRYLDAGGGDLARDLAGYRQNAFHATDAELAEFVTRLRALFAEYATLDPGPDRTRRLLTTVLLPARPPAEPAE; encoded by the coding sequence GTGTCCACCGACACTGCCGAGCTGCTCCTGCACCCCGTACGGCTGCGCATCGTCCAGGCGTTCCTCGGCGGTCGCACGCTGACCACGAGCGAGCTGCGGGCCGAACTGCCGGACGTGCCGACGGCCACGCTCTACCGGCAGGTCGCCACGCTCGCCGGACACGACGTGCTCCGGCTCGCCGGGGAGCGCCGGGTACGGGGAGCGGTCGAACGCACGTACCGGCTCGACGAGGCGGCCGCCTCGGTCGACCCCGCGGCCGTCGCGCGGATGACCCCCGAGCAGCACCGACGGGCCTTCCTCACCTTCGTGGCCGGGCTGCTCGCCGACTTCGACCGCTATCTCGACGCCGGGGGCGGTGACCTGGCGCGCGATCTCGCCGGCTACCGGCAGAACGCCTTCCACGCCACCGACGCCGAGCTGGCCGAATTCGTCACCCGCCTCCGGGCACTCTTCGCCGAGTACGCCACCCTCGACCCGGGTCCGGACCGCACCCGGCGACTGCTCACCACCGTCCTGCTCCCCGCCCGGCCGCCGGCCGAGCCGGCTGAGTGA